From Apium graveolens cultivar Ventura chromosome 9, ASM990537v1, whole genome shotgun sequence, the proteins below share one genomic window:
- the LOC141683351 gene encoding amine oxidase [copper-containing] gamma 2-like, whose amino-acid sequence MEISPLNRFSFIILMFLISVVTWYSLSKPGYFGCTGSKALGCTFSSRKHISPGSQASSNSNSNSNSNNKLKKLIAATPLHPLDPLTVQEINQVKAILSKYEPFLASFPVINSLALDEPDKSQVLAWKKGDSLPVRKASVITVLDGHTHVVIVDLGLGLVTSHTMDPYSGFPVVTIDDLGEALVTTYRNEDFKKSIAARGVEMSDLSCITLSPGWFGPGEEGRRITKVECFSSEGTPNFYMRPIEGIVVTVDMDKKEVLKIIDINRGIPIPKGENTDYRYLSQDRPVNMKPINPISIEQPNGPSFTVQDGHIVTWANWVFHLKADQRAGLIISQAKVRDSETGELRSVMYKGFTSELYVPYMDTEEGWYFRTYMDAGEFGLGATAMPLVPLNDCPRNAYYMDGLFVAADGSPFIQPNMICIFERYAGDIGWRHSELPVNGFQNRESRPKVTLVARMIASVGNYDYIFDWEFQTDGLIRVKVGLSGMLMVKGTKHDNVDQVYENNELNGPLVSENAIGVVHDHFITFHLDMDIDGTNNSFAKVHLVKEETLAGNSPRKSILKPHRKIAETEDEGQIKLKLYDPSEFHVINPSSRSRLGNPTGYKIVPGGIAASLLDLDDPPQLRAAFSNNQIWVTSYNKSEQWAGGLLVYQSKGDDGLAVWSARNRSIENKDVVLWYTLGFHHVPCQEDFPVMPTVSSSFDLKPVNFFESNPILRAMPNFEKDLPVCGPGSSYQ is encoded by the exons ATGGAGATTTCTCCCTTAAATCGTTTCTCTTTCATCATCTTGATGTTTTTAATTTCTGTTGTTACATGGTACAGTTTGAGTAAACCAGGCTACTTTGGCTGCACTGGATCCAAGGCACTTGGGTGCACCTTTTCGAGCCGCAAGCATATAAGCCCGGGCTCGCAGGCTTCATCGAACTCAAACTCGAACTCGAACTCTAACAACAAGTTGAAAAAGCTCATTGCTGCCACCCCACTGCATCCACTTGATCCACTCACTGTCCAAGAAATCAACCAGGTTAAAGCCATTTTATCCAAATATGAGCCTTTTTTAGCTTCTTTCCCAGTAATCAATTCTTTGGCTCTTGATGAGCCAGATAAATCTCAAGTGTTGGCCTGGAAAAAAGGTGACTCACTTCCTGTTAGAAAAGCATCTGTTATTACAGTGTTGGATGGCCATACTCATGTTGTCATTGTGGACTTGGGCTTGGGCCTTGTTACAAGCCACACTATGGACCCGTATTCGGGCTTTCCTGTTGTGACCATTGATGATCTGGGGGAAGCACTAGTAACTACTTATCGTAATGAAGATTTTAAGAAGTCCATTGCGGCCCGGGGTGTTGAGATGTCGGACCTGTCTTGTATTACGCTTTCTCCGGGTTGGTTTGGGCCTGGCGAGGAAGGAAGAAGAATAACTAAGGTCGAATGCTTTTCGAGTGAAGGCACGCCCAATTTTTACATGAGGCCCATTGAAGGTATTGTCGTTACGGTGGACATGGACAAAAAAGAAGTTTTAAAAATAATCGATATTAATCGAGGGATACCGATCCCGAAAGGAGAGAATACGGATTATCGGTATTTGTCTCAAGATAGACCCGTGAATATGAAGCCTATCAATCCAATTTCTATAGAGCAGCCCAATGGCCCTAGTTTTACGGTCCAAGATGGACATATTGTAACTTGGGCCAATTGGGTTTTTCATCTCAAGGCGGATCAACGGGCCGGACTAATAATTTCGCAAGCCAAGGTTCGAGATTCGGAGACAGGTGAATTGAGGAGTGTAATGTACAAAGGCTTTACTTCAGAATTGTATGTGCCATACATGGACACAGAGGAGGGATGGTACTTTAGAACATATATGGATGCAGGTGAGTTTGGGCTTGGAGCAACAGCAATGCCACTTGTGCCATTGAATGACTGTCCAAGAAATGCATATTACATGGATGGGCTTTTTGTAGCTGCAGATGGAAGCCCATTCATTCAGCCCAATATGATTTGCATTTTTGAGCGTTATGCTGGTGACATTGGATGGAGACATTCTGAACTTCCCgtaaatggtttccag AACAGAGAATCTAGGCCTAAAGTAACTCTAGTTGCTCGCATGATCGCATCCGTAGGAAACTACGACTACATTTTTGACTGGGAATTTCAAACAGACGGTTTAATTCGTGTTAAG GTAGGACTATCAGGAATGCTAATGGTGAAGGGAACTAAACATGACAATGTTGATCAAGTGTATGAAAACAATGAATTGAACGGTCCATTGGTGTCTGAAAACGCGATTGGAGTAGTGCATGATCACTTCATTACCTTTCACCTCGACATGGATATCGATGGCACTAATAATTCATTTGCCAAGGTTCATCTAGTTAAAGAGGAAACTTTGGCAGGAAATTCTCCTAGGAAAAGTATTTTAAAACCTCATAGGAAAATCGCAGAAACAGAGGATGAAGGGCAGATTAAGCTTAAGCTCTACGATCCATCTGAATTTCATGTAATTAATCCTTCCAGCCGGTCTAGATTGGGAAATCCCACAGGGTACAAAATTGTTCCTGGTGGTATTGCTGCTAGCTTGCTTGATCTTGACGATCCTCCACAACTGAGGGCAGCTTTTTCTAATAATCAG ATATGGGTCACAAGCTACAATAAGTCTGAGCAATGGGCTGGTGGACTCTTAGTCTATCAAAGTAAGGGAGATGATGGTCTTGCGGTGTGGTCTGCTAG GAATCGTTCGATTGAGAACAAAGATGTCGTTTTGTGGTACACACTGGGATTCCATCACGTACCATGTCAAGAAGATTTTCCAGTGATGCCAACTGTGTCATCAAGCTTTGATTTGAAGCCAGTTAACTTCTTCGAAAGCAATCCAATTCTCAGGGCCATGCCCAACTTCGAAAAGGATCTTCCTGTTTGTGGACCAGGTAGCTCATATCAATGA
- the LOC141686364 gene encoding amine oxidase [copper-containing] gamma 2-like, translating into MEIYFLNRFSFVVFIFFAAALTWYTLSNPGCFDCTGSNSLGCTFSSRKHLGSGLQVLNSNSNSNSSQGQSHNLNELINATPLHPLDPLTVPEINQVKAILTKYEPFLASFPVINSLSLDEPDKSQVLAWKKGDTLPPRKASVITVLDGHTHVLIVDLGLGLVISHATDPYSGYPIVTNDDLKEALVTTYANNDFRKSIAARGVKMSDLSCITLSPGWFGPDEEGKRIVKVECFSSEGTTNFYMRPIEGIVVTVDMDKKEVLKIFDKNRGLPIPKGENTDYRYVPQNKPMHMKPINPISMEQPNGPSFTVQDGHIVTWANWVFHLKADQRAGLIISQASIQDSETGEPRSVMYKGFASELYVPYMDTEEGWYFRTYMDAGEFGLGATAMPLVPLNDCPRNAYYMDGLFVAADGSPFIQPNIICIFERYAGDIGWRHSELPVNGFQNRESRPKVTLVARMIASIGNYDYIFDWEFQTDGLIRVKVGLSGMLMVKGTKHDNVDQVYENNELDGPLVSENAIGVVHDHFITFHLDMDIDGTNNSFAKVHLVKEKTLAGNSPRKSILKPNRKIVKTEDEAQIKLKLYDPSEFHVFNPLRRSRPGNPTGYKIVPGGTSASLLDLDDPPQLRAAFTNNQIWVTRYNRSEQWAGGLLVYQSKGDDGLAVWSARNRSIENKDVVLWYTLGFHHVPCQEDFPVMPTVMSSFDLKPVNFFESNPILRAKPNFEKDLPVCGAGSSYL; encoded by the exons ATGGAGATTTATTTCTTAAATCGTTTTTCTTTTGTTGTCTTCATATTTTTTGCAGCAGCATTGACATGGTATACTTTAAGTAATCCAGGGTGCTTTGACTGCACAGGATCCAACTCACTTGGGTGCACCTTTTCGAGCCGCAAGCACCTAGGCTCGGGCTTGCAGGTTTTGAACTCGAACTCGAACTCGAACTCGAGTCAGGGTCAAAGTCACAACCTCAATGAGCTCATTAATGCCACCCCACTTCACCCACTTGACCCACTCACTGTCCCAGAAATCAACCAGGTCAAAGCCATTCTGACCAAATATGAGCCTTTTTTAGCTTCTTTTCCGGTTATCAATTCTTTATCTCTTGATGAGCCTGATAAATCTCAAGTGTTGGCCTGGAAAAAAGGTGACACACTTCCTCCTAGAAAAGCATCTGTTATTACAGTATTGGATGGCCATACTCATGTTCTCATTGTGGACTTGGGCTTGGGCCTTGTCATAAGCCACGCTACGGACCCGTATTCGGGCTATCCTATTGTGACCAATGATGACCTCAAGGAAGCCCTGGTAACTACATATGCTAATAATGATTTTAGAAAGTCCATTGCGGCCCGAGGTGTTAAGATGTCGGACTTGTCTTGTATCACACTTTCTCCGGGTTGGTTTGGGCCTGACGAGGAAGGAAAAAGGATAGTTAAGGTCGAATGTTTTTCAAGCGAAGGCACCACCAATTTTTACATGAGGCCCATTGAGGGTATTGTTGTGACGGTCGACATGGACAAGAAAGAAGTTTTGAAAATATTCGATAAAAATCGCGGCCTACCGATCCCGAAAGGAGAGAATACGGATTATCGGTACGTGCCGCAAAACAAGCCCATGCATATGAAGCCCATCAATCCAATTTCCATGGAGCAGCCCAATGGGCCTAGTTTTACCGTCCAAGATGGACATATTGTTACATGGGCCAATTGGGTTTTTCATCTCAAGGCGGATCAACGGGCCGGACTAATAATTTCGCAAGCTAGTATTCAAGACTCGGAGACGGGTGAGCCCAGGAGTGTAATGTACAAAGGCTTTGCTTCGGAATTATATGTGCCATACATGGACACAGAGGAGGGCTGGTACTTTAGAACATATATGGATGCAGGTGAGTTTGGGCTTGGAGCAACAGCAATGCCACTTGTCCCACTAAATGACTGTCCAAGAAATGCATATTACATGGATGGGCTTTTTGTCGCTGCCGATGGAAGCCCATTTATTCAGCCCAATATTATTTGTATTTTTGAGCGTTATGCAGGTGATATTGGATGGAGACATTCTGAACTTCCTGTTAATGGTTTCCAG AACAGAGAATCTAGGCCTAAAGTGACTCTGGTTGCTCGCATGATAGCATCTATTGGAAACTACGACTACATTTTCGACTGGGAATTTCAAACAGATGGTTTGATTCGAGTTAAG GTAGGACTATCCGGAATGCTGATGGTGAAGGGAACTAAACATGACAATGTTGATCAAGTTTACGAAAACAATGAATTGGATGGTCCGCTGGTGTCTGAAAATGCGATTGGCGTAGTGCATGATCACTTCATTACGTTTCACCTCGACATGGACATCGATGGCACTAACAATTCATTTGCTAAGGTTCATCTAGTTAAAGAGAAAACTTTGGCCGGAAATTCTCCTAGGAAAAGTATTTTGAAGCCTAATAGAAAAATCGTGAAGACAGAGGATGAAGCGCAGATTAAGCTTAAGCTCTACGATCCATCTGAATTTCATGTGTTTAATCCATTGAGGCGGTCTAGACCGGGGAATCCCACAGGCTACAAGATTGTTCCTGGTGGTACTTCTGCCAGCTTGCTTGATCTTGACGATCCTCCACAATTGAGGGCCGCTTTTACTAATAATCAG ATATGGGTCACAAGATACAATCGGTCTGAGCAATGGGCTGGTGGACTCTTAGTCTATCAAAGCAAGGGAGATGATGGTCTTGCTGTGTGGTCTGCTAG GAATCGTTCGATTGAGAACAAAGATGTCGTTCTGTGGTACACTCTCGGATTCCATCACGTACCATGCCAAGAGGACTTTCCGGTGATGCCAACTGTTATGTCAAGCTTTGATTTGAAGCCAGTTAACTTCTTCGAAAGCAATCCGATTCTGAGGGCCAAGCCCAACTTCGAAAAGGATCTTCCAGTTTGCGGAGCTGGTAGCTCATATCTATGA